The bacterium region AGTCGATGTGGTCCATACTGCCATCAACACTGCCGCCGAAATGGGAGCTGAGGTCTTCTTTATCGACGCCGGTTGGTATGGTGATGCGGATACCCATTGGGCGAGGACAATAGGGGACTGGAATGTCGGCAATCGGTTCCCTGGTGGACTCGCGCCTTTCCGTAAGCTTTGCCATGAGAAAGGGATGCTTTGGGGATTGTGGATGGAGCCAGAACGCTTTGGCGATCAATGCCGAATGGCAACGGAACATCCCGAATACGAATCGCTTTCATACTCAGGAAGACGCTTTAGCCCAATCGACCTGAGTAATCCGGATGTCGCCCGCTGGTTCGAAGACTCCATCAACCGTGTCATCCAAGAAAACGAGCTTGACTTTTTCCGTCTGGACTACAACTGCACTCTCGGAGAAGGCGGAACTCGAATGGACAGCGGGTATGTCGAGAACACGTATTGGCGATACTATGAGACGCTTTACGGCATCTTTGACCGCATTCGAGAGCGATACCCGGATCTGATACTTGAAAACTGCGCGAGTGGTGGAAGCCGAACGGACTTTGGGATGATTAAGCGCTTCAGCCACACCTGGGTCACCGACATGCAAAACCCACCCTACTCGTTTACTATTGGGAACGGCATCACTATGGCTTTGCCTCCGGAGCTTGTTGACCGACACTTACTTGGACAGGGGCAGGCGACTCATCTTGCCGGGTCAATTGATTTTCAGTGTCGGCTATCGTTGTTTGGTCGCCCTTCAATCGGAGCCTTGTTGTGGCTCCCGGGTGCAGAGCCAAACCCCGTGGTGATGGGGCGGGTCAAGCGCATGATCAAGATGTACAAAGAGTTCGTGCGCCCCTTCATGCCCACAAGCCGAATGTACCATCATACGCCGACACTTACGCACATGTCCGATCCTTATGGGATTGGGGTGATGGAACTCGTCTCAAGGGATAAAACCAAAGCTATAGCCGGTCTCTTCCGCCTAGCAGGACCTGAGAATGAATACATCATGCGCTTCAAAGGCCTCGATCCTGCCAAACGCTACGAGGTCACCAGCGATAACAGTGGCACCACTTTCGTAATGGAGGGCAAAGACTTGGTTTACTCCGGCCTCCCCATCCGATTGGATTCCGCCTTGGATTCGGAATTATTGCTCTGTAAGGCAATAGGCTAAAGGCGATATAACAGAAGATTATGCCTGAGCGGCTTGCTGTTCTATATACCCAAAACTTTTCGCACAGTCTCCACGTCTTTATCTCCTCGGCCGGAGAGGCATATGGCAACTCGCGAATTGGGGGGTAATTTGCCAGACAGTTTATTTAAATGGGCAAAGGCGTGTGCGGATTCCAGGGCTGGGATTAGACCTTCTAATTTGGCTAGCCATTGAAAAGCCTCTAACGCTTCCTGGTCAGTAGCGGATACATAGGTTACTCTTCCGACATCCCGCAAAAAGCTGTGCTCAGGTCCGACACCGGGATAGTCTAGGCCTGCGGAAATCGAATGGGTCAACTTGATTTGACCATTATCATCCTGGAGCAAGTAGCTTTTAGAACCATGCAGAATGCCTGGTTTGCCTTGAGTTAGCGTGGCGCAATGTTCATCTGTATCTAACCCACGGCCGGCCGCTTCAACTCCTATTAGCTTCACGTCTGTATCAGGCAAAAAGGCATAAAAGAAGCCAATTGCGTTACTGCCTCCGCCGACACAAGCGATGGCAATATCGGGTAATCCACCTGTGCGTTCAAGCATCTGCTCGCGAGCTTCTTTGCCGATAACGGATTGAAAATCACGGACCATTGCAGGGTAGGGATGTGGACCGACGCAGGAACCAATGATGTAGTGGGTCGTTCTGACATTGGTCACCCAGTCGCGGATAGCTTCACTGGTGGCATCTTTAAGTGTCTTTGTGCCGGAACTGACAGGAACAACAGTGGCACCTAATAAACGCATTCTGAACACGTTAAGCGCCTGACGTTCCATATCCTCTTCACCCATATAAACTTCGCATTGGAGTCCAAATAGAGCGCAGACTGTCGCAGTGGCAACTCCATGTTGACCGGCGCCGGTTTCGGCAATAATGCGTTTTTTGCCCATACGTCGAGCTAAAAGAACTTGTCCGAGTGCATTATTAATTTTATGGGCACCGGTGTGGCAGAGGTCTTCCCGCTTAATATAAACATCAAAACCGACTTCATTGCTAATTCGCTCAGCAAAGGTTAACG contains the following coding sequences:
- a CDS encoding alpha-galactosidase, translated to MAEMESFTNVFYTEDPVPTLFFRSGMTVYVESLMNGQYVGRAWNGQGQQHFKGQLLEPDGDAPRTAFWVELDGQLLHSHWEYVDCEQTQEGDKLHHVLILKHGVRPVTIRVHTVLDGTPIITRWLEITNTGDQPAALSAAYPWSGCLYTGAGVGYNYLREGELYSVGYMQGHTGCREGQFDWRPLPNTTYRINGRYRRNRARHPMFVVRNEITGEHFIGQLAWSGGFAFEFDLTNGPEDAKVYPRLFFRAGPEASPPMRIIAPGEAVATPEMHLGMVQGDLDEAVQSMHDHVRQSVMMPQSRGRGCWVEALNNGDCIELTVDVVHTAINTAAEMGAEVFFIDAGWYGDADTHWARTIGDWNVGNRFPGGLAPFRKLCHEKGMLWGLWMEPERFGDQCRMATEHPEYESLSYSGRRFSPIDLSNPDVARWFEDSINRVIQENELDFFRLDYNCTLGEGGTRMDSGYVENTYWRYYETLYGIFDRIRERYPDLILENCASGGSRTDFGMIKRFSHTWVTDMQNPPYSFTIGNGITMALPPELVDRHLLGQGQATHLAGSIDFQCRLSLFGRPSIGALLWLPGAEPNPVVMGRVKRMIKMYKEFVRPFMPTSRMYHHTPTLTHMSDPYGIGVMELVSRDKTKAIAGLFRLAGPENEYIMRFKGLDPAKRYEVTSDNSGTTFVMEGKDLVYSGLPIRLDSALDSELLLCKAIG
- the trpB gene encoding tryptophan synthase subunit beta produces the protein MLKFDDLSWRFGQFGGRYVPETLMPALDELTTAYDEVKCDTVFQNELSAYLQHYAGRPTPLTFAERISNEVGFDVYIKREDLCHTGAHKINNALGQVLLARRMGKKRIIAETGAGQHGVATATVCALFGLQCEVYMGEEDMERQALNVFRMRLLGATVVPVSSGTKTLKDATSEAIRDWVTNVRTTHYIIGSCVGPHPYPAMVRDFQSVIGKEAREQMLERTGGLPDIAIACVGGGSNAIGFFYAFLPDTDVKLIGVEAAGRGLDTDEHCATLTQGKPGILHGSKSYLLQDDNGQIKLTHSISAGLDYPGVGPEHSFLRDVGRVTYVSATDQEALEAFQWLAKLEGLIPALESAHAFAHLNKLSGKLPPNSRVAICLSGRGDKDVETVRKVLGI